A region from the Salvia splendens isolate huo1 chromosome 15, SspV2, whole genome shotgun sequence genome encodes:
- the LOC121766415 gene encoding myosin heavy chain, non-muscle-like encodes MIDSTSSVPELIEFLKPSFRDCEYDEVQGILVDREKRVKFEIENLVTERDELKKHVEFLEKSKGYTELEKCELEEKLGRSERRGKELDKKIMQMSEKLEKLRNEKTVVEEKLVWSSEKIGEMDESMVELGKEIEELRSEKLSATKTIEELRAKEVEADRVVQELKRKNAEALQTIEELRVKKMKSDKAVGFYENDLDPRILKLERTLANLFSVDVEDLDGLAAKAEAEGKAISPNGEVNLEEEDMAIVLREAPAVSGSHSRVMQSGGEVPTQKTVPMPPSHAAGNVVIVIDDSDSGSDNETSIPDSSSRKINEDRTDSSEDSLMSPTKRRKLSASATPSRCSFPSRVEERVDALQQPRSLDCVDSTDSDDDLISDDHMNNLVATCQSKVRSTKG; translated from the exons ATGATTGATTCGACCTCATCTGTTCCGGAACTGATCGAATTTCTCAAACCCTCATTTCGCGATTGCGAGTATGATGAGGTGCAGGGTATACTGGTGGACCGGGAAAAAAGAGTGAAATTTGAAATCGAAAATCTCGTGACAGAACGAGATGAACTGAAGAAGCACGTTGAGTTTTTGGAGAAATCTAAAGGCTACACGGAGTTGGAGAAGTGTGAACTGGAGGAGAAGCTGGGTAGGAGCGAGAGGAGAGGTAAGGAGTTGGACAAAAAAATTATGCAAATGAGTGAGAAACTGGAGAAACTGAGGAATGAAAAAACGGTTGTTGAGGAGAAGCTGGTTTGGAGTAGTGAAAAAATTGGGGAGATGGATGAAAGTATGGTCGAATTGGGGAAGGAGATTGAGGAATTGAGAAGTGAGAAGCTCTCGGCAACTAAAACCATTGAGGAGTTACGGGCAAAGGAGGTTGAGGCTGATCGTGTTGTGCAGGAACTGAAGCGCAAAAATGCTGAGGCTCTCCAGACGATTGAAGAGCTGagagtgaagaagatgaagtctgATAAGGCAGTTGGATTCTATGAAAATGATTTAGATCCGAGGATTTTGAAGCTGGAGAGAACCCTTGCCAACTTGTTCAGTGTGGATGTGGAAGATCTTGACGGTCTTGCTGCTAAGGCTGAAGCTGAAGGGAAGGCAATTTCTCCGAACGGTGAGGTGAACCTCGAAGAAGAAGATATGGCTATTGTGTTACGTGAAGCTCCTGCAGTTTCTG GTTCACACTCAAGGGTAATGCAATCGGGTGGTGAGGTGCCTACACAGAAGACGGTGCCCATGCCTCCATCTCATGCTGCTGGAAACGTTGTGATTGTGATAGACGATAGCGACAGTGGCAGTGATAATGAAACCTCCATTCCTGACTCGTCATCTAGGAAAATAAATGAGGACAGAACAGACAGCAGTGAGGATTCTCTTATGAGTCCTACTAAGAGGAGGAAGTTAAGCGCATCTGCTACACCATCTCGCTGCAGTTTTCCCAGCAGAGTTGAAGAAAGAGTTGATGCTCTTCAACAGCCTCGTAGCCTGGATTGTGTGGATTCCACGGATTCGGATGATGACTTGATCTCGGATGACCATATGAACAACCTTGTTGCGACATGTCAAAGCAAAGTAAGGAGCACAAAAGGTTAG
- the LOC121767294 gene encoding peroxisomal and mitochondrial division factor 1-like, with protein MIDSTSSVPELIEFLKPSFRDCEYDEVQGILVDREKRVKFEIENLVTERDELKKHVEFLEKSKGYTELEKCELEEKLGRSERRGKELDKKIMQMSEKLEKLRNEKTVVEEKLVRSSEKIGEMDERMVELGKEIEELRSEKLSATKTIEELRAKEVEADRVAQELKRKNAEALVTERDELKKHVEFLEKSKGYTELEKCELEEKLGRSERRGKELDKKIMQMSEKLEKLRNEKTVVEEKLVRSSEKIGEMDERMVELGKEIEELRSEKLSATKTIEELRAKEVEADRVAQELKRKNAEALQTIEELRVKKMMSDKAVGFYENDLDPRILKLERTLANLFSVDVEDLDGLAAKAEAEGKAISPNGKVNLEEEDMAGR; from the coding sequence ATGATTGATTCGACCTCATCTGTTCCGGAACTGATCGAATTTCTCAAACCCTCATTTCGCGATTGCGAGTATGATGAGGTGCAGGGTATACTGGTGGACCGGGAAAAAAGAGTGAAATTTGAAATCGAAAATCTCGTGACAGAACGAGATGAACTGAAGAAGCACGTTGAGTTTTTGGAGAAATCTAAAGGCTACACGGAGTTGGAGAAGTGTGAACTGGAGGAGAAGCTGGGTAGGAGCGAGAGGAGAGGTAAGGAGTTGGACAAAAAAATTATGCAAATGAGTGAGAAACTGGAGAAACTGAGGAATGAAAAAACGGTTGTTGAGGAGAAGCTGGTTAGGAGTAGTGAAAAAATTGGGGAGATGGATGAACGTATGGTCGAATTGGGGAAGGAGATTGAGGAATTGAGAAGTGAGAAGCTCTCGGCAACTAAAACCATTGAGGAGTTACGGGCAAAGGAGGTTGAGGCTGATCGTGTTGCGCAGGAACTGAAGCGCAAAAATGCTGAGGCTCTCGTGACAGAACGAGATGAACTGAAGAAGCACGTTGAGTTTTTGGAGAAATCTAAAGGCTACACGGAGTTGGAGAAGTGTGAACTAGAGGAGAAGCTGGGTAGGAGCGAGAGGAGAGGTAAGGAGTTGGACAAAAAAATTATGCAAATGAGTGAGAAACTGGAGAAACTGAGGAATGAAAAAACGGTTGTTGAGGAGAAGCTGGTTAGGAGTAGTGAAAAAATTGGGGAGATGGATGAACGTATGGTCGAATTGGGGAAGGAGATTGAGGAATTGAGAAGTGAGAAGCTCTCGGCAACTAAAACCATTGAGGAGTTACGGGCAAAGGAGGTTGAGGCTGATCGTGTTGCGCAGGAACTGAAGCGCAAAAATGCTGAGGCTCTCCAGACGATTGAAGAGCTGAgagtgaagaagatgatgtctgaTAAGGCAGTTGGATTCTATGAAAATGATTTAGATCCGAGGATTTTGAAGCTGGAGAGAACCCTTGCCAACTTGTTCAGTGTGGATGTGGAAGATCTTGACGGTCTTGCTGCTAAGGCTGAAGCTGAAGGGAAGGCAATTTCTCCGAACGGTAAGGTGAACCTCGAAGAAGAAGATATGGCAGGGAGGTGA